A region from the Hydra vulgaris chromosome 08, alternate assembly HydraT2T_AEP genome encodes:
- the LOC136082991 gene encoding uncharacterized protein LOC136082991 codes for MYCFPSFKRNSIKRKQWISQLRREGNKKGSAWKPGTADRVCSDHFVDKIPTVMNPNPTINMEPLLTEKSIVTEFSSLSFNADDLSPILSDHTYSLSLPQLNYCTSCEYKSSLITSYVSECKLLSHKEEFLMTLMRLRLGLLNEDIADRFDISKALCSNIFTTFFRIIAYILGNAIIVWLPSEVIKKNLTETFVKAKHHKCRVILDCFEIFIERPKSLYNQPVTWSDYKHYNTVKVLIGIAPNRYITFISECYGGRASDKFITSDSILVTRA; via the exons ATGTATTGTTTCcctagttttaaaagaaatagcataaaaagaaaacaatggATTAGTCAGCTTAGACGAGaaggaaataaaaaaggaaGTGCATGGAAACCAGGAACTGCAGATAGAGTATGCTCTGAtcattttgttgataaaattccAACTGTTATGAACCCTAATCCAACAATAAATATGG AACCTTTGTTGACTGAAAAAAGTATTGTCACAGAGTTTTCAAGTCTTAGTTTTAATGCTGATGATTTATCACCTATATTATCAGACCATACGTATTCATTGAGCTTACCACAACTTAACTATTGTACTTCATGTGAATACAAATCTTCACTTATCACCTCTTATGTTAGTGAG TGTAAACTGTTATCACACAAAGAAGAATTTTTAATGACACTTATGAGGTTGCGCTTAGGTTTATTAAATGAAGATATTGCTGATCGTTTTGACATTTCAAAAGCTTTGTGTTCTAATATATTTAccactttttttagaattattgcTTATATTCTCGGAAATGCTATTATTGTTTGGCTCCCAAgtgaagtcataaaaaaaaacttaacagaGACCTTTGTGAAAGCAAAGCATCACAAGTGTAGAGTGATTCttgattgttttgaaatatttattgaacgTCCAAAGTCCCTTTACAACCAACCAGTGACTTGGTCTGATTACAAGCACTACAACACTGTCAAGGTATTAATTGGTATAGCACCAAATAGGTACATAACGTTTATATCTGAATGTTACGGTGGAAGAGCATcagataaatttattacaagtgACAgca tattagtcaCGCGTGCTTAA